A single genomic interval of Halorubrum aethiopicum harbors:
- a CDS encoding aminotransferase-like domain-containing protein: protein MNGSESDDLDHLFSETVRETMDGSVYGAWRSIRDADAVPLSFGFPYPDSFPNGELVSAAESLFEYEGDCALQYGGGEYADALPEVIAEQARDRGIDCTTSQIHVTNGATNAIDTVCQTFLDAGDTVFVEAPTFMGALRLFRNYGVDIEGCEMDTEGLDVAALEAELAAREAAGEPLPKLLYTIPNFHNPTGVTLSADRRKRLCELAETYDFLVLEDDPYGQLRYDGAEPPPIRALDESRRAVRVNTFSKTIAPGVRTGWVIAEESFVEQFDRVNAGGEPSYTRGLIARYAEDGRLDRAIEELCAGYSERRDRMLESLAERMPPGTWWSEPEGGFFVWVEFPEGVDAEAMLPDAIDAGVTYLPGSFFYPDDGGTRNARISFSHASPAEIDEGIAALASAVRAETSAIEADD, encoded by the coding sequence ATGAACGGATCCGAATCGGACGATCTCGATCACCTGTTCAGCGAGACGGTCCGGGAGACCATGGACGGCTCCGTCTACGGCGCGTGGCGGTCGATCCGGGACGCGGACGCCGTCCCGCTGAGCTTCGGCTTTCCGTACCCCGACTCGTTCCCGAACGGGGAGCTGGTCTCGGCGGCCGAGTCCCTCTTCGAGTACGAGGGCGACTGCGCGCTCCAGTACGGCGGCGGCGAGTACGCCGACGCGCTCCCGGAGGTGATCGCCGAGCAGGCCCGCGACCGCGGGATCGACTGTACGACCTCGCAGATCCACGTGACGAACGGCGCGACGAACGCGATCGACACGGTGTGTCAGACCTTCCTCGACGCCGGCGACACGGTGTTCGTCGAGGCACCCACGTTCATGGGGGCGTTGCGGCTGTTCCGCAACTACGGGGTCGACATCGAGGGCTGTGAGATGGACACGGAGGGCCTCGACGTCGCGGCGCTCGAAGCGGAGCTCGCCGCCCGCGAGGCGGCCGGAGAGCCGCTCCCCAAGCTGCTGTACACGATCCCCAACTTCCACAATCCGACCGGGGTGACGCTGTCCGCGGACCGCCGGAAGCGACTCTGCGAGCTGGCGGAGACGTACGACTTCCTGGTTCTCGAGGACGACCCGTACGGCCAGCTCCGGTACGACGGGGCGGAGCCGCCGCCGATCAGGGCGCTGGACGAGAGCAGGCGGGCGGTCCGGGTCAACACGTTCTCGAAGACGATCGCGCCGGGCGTCCGGACCGGCTGGGTCATCGCGGAGGAGTCGTTCGTCGAGCAGTTCGATCGGGTCAACGCGGGCGGAGAGCCGAGCTACACCCGCGGGCTCATCGCCCGCTACGCCGAGGACGGCCGGCTCGACCGAGCCATCGAGGAGCTGTGTGCCGGGTACAGCGAGCGTCGTGACCGGATGCTCGAGAGCCTCGCGGAGCGGATGCCGCCGGGGACGTGGTGGAGCGAGCCCGAGGGAGGGTTCTTCGTCTGGGTGGAGTTCCCCGAGGGCGTCGACGCGGAGGCGATGCTTCCGGACGCCATCGACGCGGGCGTGACGTACCTTCCGGGCTCGTTCTTCTACCCCGACGACGGGGGGACGCGCAACGCCCGGATCTCGTTCAGCCACGCCTCGCCCGCCGAGATAGACGAGGGGATCGCGGCGCTCGCGAGCGCGGTCCGTGCGGAGACGTCGGCGATCGAGGCGGACGACTGA
- a CDS encoding amidohydrolase, whose amino-acid sequence MDTLCITGGRVLHPDGRVREGDVVVDREAGTVLAVGGDETVAEHVDDDAETLDATDGLVIPGLVNAHTHVSMTLLRGYADDKPLDAWLREDVWPAEAELTDDDIEVGAELGVLEMIRSGTTAFADMYFATDRVADVVDRAGVRARLGHGVVTVGKGEEEAVADVEESLAVAADLDGAADGRVRTAFMPHSLTTVGEEYLREGIERAADRGIPVHLHANETREEVDPIVEERGERPLAYADDLGALGEGNFLAHCVHVDDAEIDLLAETGTAAVHCPASNMKLASGTAPVQRLREAGVTVALGTDGAASNNDLDLFDEMRDAAMVGKLAADDASAVPAEAVVEMATAGGADALGLPGGRIAAGEAADLAVVDLDRPHLTPVHDPVSHLAYAVRGSDVRHTVCDGRVLMRDREVLTLDADAVQARAAAAASDLVSRVEDGS is encoded by the coding sequence ATGGACACGCTGTGTATCACGGGCGGACGGGTCCTCCACCCCGACGGTCGCGTGCGCGAGGGCGACGTCGTCGTCGACCGCGAGGCGGGGACGGTCCTCGCCGTCGGGGGAGACGAGACGGTCGCCGAACACGTCGACGACGACGCTGAGACCCTCGACGCGACGGACGGACTGGTGATCCCCGGACTGGTCAACGCGCACACCCACGTCTCGATGACGCTGCTGCGCGGCTACGCGGACGACAAGCCGCTCGACGCGTGGCTCCGCGAGGACGTCTGGCCCGCGGAGGCCGAACTCACCGACGACGACATCGAGGTCGGGGCCGAGTTAGGGGTCTTAGAGATGATCCGGTCCGGAACGACCGCCTTCGCGGACATGTACTTCGCGACCGACCGCGTCGCCGACGTGGTCGACCGCGCTGGCGTGCGCGCACGCCTCGGCCACGGCGTCGTCACGGTCGGGAAGGGGGAGGAGGAAGCGGTCGCGGACGTCGAGGAGAGCCTCGCCGTCGCCGCCGACCTCGACGGCGCGGCGGACGGCCGGGTACGGACCGCGTTCATGCCCCACTCGCTGACGACGGTCGGCGAGGAGTACCTCCGCGAGGGGATCGAACGCGCCGCCGATCGGGGAATCCCCGTCCACCTCCACGCCAACGAGACGCGCGAGGAGGTCGACCCCATCGTCGAGGAGCGCGGCGAGCGACCCCTCGCGTACGCCGACGACCTCGGCGCGCTCGGCGAGGGGAACTTCCTCGCCCACTGCGTCCACGTCGACGACGCGGAGATCGACCTGCTTGCGGAGACGGGGACCGCGGCCGTCCACTGTCCGGCCTCGAACATGAAGCTCGCGAGCGGGACCGCACCGGTCCAGCGCCTGCGCGAGGCGGGCGTCACCGTCGCGCTCGGCACGGACGGGGCGGCCTCGAACAACGACCTCGACCTCTTCGACGAGATGCGCGACGCCGCGATGGTGGGCAAACTCGCCGCGGACGACGCGAGCGCGGTGCCCGCCGAGGCCGTCGTGGAGATGGCGACCGCGGGCGGCGCGGACGCGCTCGGGCTTCCCGGCGGCCGGATCGCCGCGGGGGAGGCGGCCGACCTCGCCGTCGTCGACCTCGATCGGCCGCACCTGACGCCGGTTCACGACCCGGTCTCGCACCTCGCGTACGCGGTCCGCGGGAGCGACGTGCGCCACACCGTCTGTGACGGCCGCGTCCTCATGCGCGACCGGGAGGTCCTGACGCTCGACGCCGACGCGGTCCAGGCTCGCGCCGCCGCGGCCGCGAGCGACCTCGTCTCGCGGGTCGAGGACGGCTCGTGA
- a CDS encoding topoisomerase DNA-binding C4 zinc finger domain-containing protein: MPARLRVLAGDCRVTERGDRTRTHRGRVVVLIKPDNTTLVHDADGYQPVAWLTRPESVVVEGDGAGFTVTARDGSRRLRVVAEAATASRALPVTEAGIPVGTCPDDGGSLVRSRGDVVCLDCERRWGLPAGASVTDATCEACGLPKIRVERGEAFHLCVDPSCDPLFEAVRDRFDRVWECPDCEGDLRVRYAPGRVYLACENDPDCETTLSIPSGVAVDECDCGLPTFETATGRRCLDGTCPVGRGS; the protein is encoded by the coding sequence ATGCCAGCACGCCTTCGCGTCCTCGCCGGCGACTGTCGGGTGACCGAACGCGGCGACCGGACCCGCACGCACCGCGGTCGCGTCGTCGTCCTGATCAAGCCCGACAACACCACGCTCGTCCACGACGCCGACGGCTACCAGCCCGTCGCCTGGCTCACCCGTCCGGAGTCGGTGGTCGTCGAGGGCGACGGGGCGGGCTTCACGGTCACGGCGCGGGACGGATCCCGGCGGCTCCGCGTCGTCGCCGAGGCCGCGACCGCCAGCCGGGCGCTCCCGGTCACCGAGGCCGGGATCCCGGTCGGGACCTGTCCCGACGACGGCGGGTCGCTCGTGCGCTCGCGCGGCGACGTGGTCTGTCTCGACTGCGAGCGCCGCTGGGGACTGCCCGCCGGGGCGAGCGTCACCGACGCGACCTGTGAGGCGTGCGGGCTGCCGAAGATCCGCGTCGAGCGCGGCGAGGCGTTCCACCTCTGTGTGGACCCGTCGTGTGACCCGCTGTTCGAGGCGGTCCGCGACCGGTTCGACCGCGTCTGGGAGTGTCCGGACTGCGAGGGCGACCTCCGGGTCCGGTACGCGCCCGGACGCGTCTACCTCGCCTGCGAGAACGATCCCGACTGCGAGACGACCCTCTCGATCCCGTCGGGCGTCGCCGTCGACGAGTGCGACTGCGGGCTGCCGACGTTCGAGACCGCCACTGGACGACGCTGTCTCGATGGGACCTGTCCGGTCGGTCGCGGGAGCTGA
- a CDS encoding tyrosine--tRNA ligase, with the protein MDAHERITRNTAEVVTEEEIETLADDPDGKRAYVGYEPSGVLHIGHMLTANKLIDLQEAGFEVTVLLADVHAYLNDKGSFAEIRSTAERMRDQFIAYGLDESNTQFVLGSDFQLDEDYTLDLHALELETTLARAERAMADIKSGDSVKVSQAVYPLMQALDIPYLGVDLAVGGMEQRKVHMLARDVLPSIDREPPTSLHTPLIADLGTGEGKMSSSTGVTISMEDSREAIEEKVNKAYCPPTADPEPTEEGVERENPVLQVFEYHVFPRFETVVVERPEEYGGDLEYAEYEALEADLEAGELHPADAKGALAAYLDRLVAPGREQLAE; encoded by the coding sequence ATGGACGCCCACGAGCGGATCACCCGGAACACGGCCGAGGTGGTCACCGAGGAGGAGATCGAGACGCTGGCCGACGACCCCGACGGGAAGCGGGCGTACGTCGGCTACGAGCCCTCCGGCGTTCTCCACATCGGTCACATGCTCACGGCGAACAAGCTGATCGACCTCCAGGAGGCCGGCTTCGAGGTCACCGTCCTGCTCGCGGACGTCCACGCGTACCTCAACGACAAGGGGTCGTTCGCGGAGATCCGAAGCACGGCGGAACGGATGCGCGACCAGTTCATCGCCTACGGGCTCGACGAGTCGAACACCCAGTTCGTGCTCGGCTCCGACTTCCAGCTCGACGAGGACTACACGCTCGATCTCCACGCGCTCGAACTGGAGACGACGCTCGCGCGCGCCGAACGCGCCATGGCCGACATCAAGTCCGGCGACTCCGTGAAGGTCTCACAGGCGGTCTACCCGCTGATGCAGGCGCTCGACATCCCGTACCTCGGCGTCGACCTGGCGGTCGGCGGGATGGAACAGCGGAAGGTCCACATGCTCGCGCGGGACGTGCTCCCGAGCATCGACCGCGAGCCGCCGACGAGCCTCCACACGCCGCTCATCGCCGACCTCGGCACCGGCGAGGGGAAGATGTCCTCCAGTACGGGCGTCACCATCTCGATGGAGGACTCCCGCGAGGCGATAGAGGAGAAGGTGAACAAGGCGTACTGCCCGCCGACGGCCGACCCCGAGCCGACCGAGGAGGGCGTCGAGCGCGAGAACCCCGTCCTCCAGGTGTTCGAGTACCACGTCTTCCCCCGGTTCGAGACGGTCGTCGTCGAACGCCCCGAGGAGTACGGCGGCGACCTCGAGTACGCGGAGTACGAGGCCCTCGAGGCCGACCTCGAGGCCGGCGAGCTCCACCCGGCGGACGCCAAGGGCGCGCTCGCGGCGTACCTCGACCGGCTCGTCGCCCCGGGTCGCGAGCAGCTGGCCGAGTAG
- a CDS encoding DUF460 domain-containing protein, giving the protein MTSRTIRARDRPVFGVDVQSGDVRGDDPSYALVILDPVDDDDPDAPDAEGPLARITRDVVSLRKLRRLIDDREPLYVATDNAYELAPDKNALVGLLRSLPDGTRLVQVTGAERPEPLSRVASRHGIPYGKKPMAEAEAAARLAAANVGHEVTAFTDETTVKVSRGRSTGKGGWSQDRYTRRIHGNVRKRTRQVQSKLEEANLEFDREVTEKYGGYANAVFTVEARPEEIPVSNSRAGDVRVEVERERRDGIEYEPLVKRRDRVIVGIDPGTTTAAAVVGLDGTVHALYSSRTADTAEVTEWVIEQGRPIIVAADVEPMPETVEKFRRSFDAAGWRPTTDLPVDEKLHRTREASYGNDHERDALAAALYAYDAHADQFERITEKTPPRLDREEVIAGVVAGGASVEAVIEDLRADRDGDGETDGPAAEEDPTEPERTEEEETIRRLRDRVDRLESHAESLEADLAERDERIAELEAELEEAKREERIEARSRRIVSRLERETDRLERERDEARETVAELEGKVETLKELWRLDHSNFEDVAEGQGLVSVKVVEQFTLDAIDAADEAYGLVAGDVVYLRDASGAGRRTAERLAETDPRAVIRDGNLSEVADRVLFDHGIPVVPASAVPVREVDELAVAEEAALEAAVDDWESRAERRRRDERAERLDRIISEHRAGTRLETEE; this is encoded by the coding sequence GTGACATCCCGGACCATCCGCGCCCGCGACCGGCCGGTGTTCGGCGTCGACGTGCAAAGCGGCGACGTTCGCGGCGACGACCCCTCCTACGCGCTCGTGATCCTGGACCCGGTCGACGACGACGACCCCGACGCCCCCGACGCGGAGGGGCCGCTCGCGCGGATCACCCGCGACGTGGTCTCGCTCCGGAAGCTCCGCCGGCTGATCGACGACCGCGAGCCGCTGTACGTCGCCACCGACAACGCCTACGAGCTGGCACCCGACAAGAACGCGCTCGTGGGGCTTCTGCGGTCGCTGCCGGACGGCACCCGGCTCGTTCAGGTGACCGGCGCGGAGCGGCCGGAACCGCTCTCGCGGGTCGCCTCCAGACACGGGATCCCGTACGGGAAGAAGCCGATGGCGGAGGCGGAAGCGGCCGCCCGGCTCGCGGCCGCCAACGTCGGCCACGAGGTGACCGCCTTCACCGACGAGACCACGGTGAAGGTCTCGCGCGGGCGCTCGACCGGGAAGGGCGGGTGGAGCCAGGACCGGTACACCCGCCGGATCCACGGCAACGTCCGGAAGCGGACGCGACAGGTCCAGTCGAAACTGGAGGAGGCGAACCTCGAGTTCGACCGGGAGGTGACGGAGAAGTACGGCGGCTACGCGAACGCCGTCTTCACCGTCGAGGCCCGCCCGGAGGAGATCCCCGTCTCGAACTCGCGGGCGGGCGACGTCCGCGTGGAGGTCGAGCGCGAGCGCCGCGACGGGATCGAGTACGAGCCGCTCGTGAAGCGCCGCGACCGCGTCATCGTCGGCATCGACCCCGGAACGACCACTGCGGCCGCGGTCGTCGGCCTCGACGGCACCGTCCACGCGCTCTACTCCTCGCGGACGGCCGACACGGCGGAGGTGACCGAGTGGGTGATCGAACAGGGGCGGCCGATCATCGTCGCCGCCGACGTGGAGCCGATGCCCGAGACCGTCGAGAAGTTCCGCCGCTCCTTCGACGCCGCCGGCTGGCGGCCCACGACCGACCTCCCGGTCGACGAGAAGCTCCACCGGACGCGGGAGGCGAGCTACGGGAACGACCACGAGCGCGACGCGCTGGCGGCCGCGCTGTACGCCTACGACGCCCACGCCGACCAGTTCGAGCGGATCACGGAGAAGACGCCCCCGCGGCTCGACCGCGAGGAGGTGATCGCGGGCGTCGTCGCCGGCGGCGCGTCGGTCGAGGCCGTTATCGAGGACCTCCGGGCGGACCGCGACGGCGACGGCGAGACGGACGGACCGGCGGCCGAGGAGGACCCCACGGAGCCGGAGCGAACCGAGGAGGAGGAGACGATCCGGCGGCTCCGTGACCGGGTCGACCGGCTGGAGTCACACGCCGAGTCGCTGGAGGCGGACCTCGCCGAGCGCGACGAGCGGATCGCGGAGCTGGAGGCCGAACTCGAGGAGGCGAAACGCGAGGAGCGGATCGAGGCGCGGAGCCGCCGGATCGTCTCGCGGCTCGAACGCGAGACCGACCGGCTGGAGCGGGAGCGCGACGAGGCCCGCGAGACGGTCGCGGAGCTGGAGGGGAAAGTGGAGACGCTGAAGGAGCTGTGGCGGCTCGACCACTCCAACTTCGAGGACGTCGCCGAGGGGCAGGGGCTCGTCAGCGTGAAGGTCGTCGAGCAGTTCACGCTCGACGCGATCGACGCGGCCGACGAGGCGTACGGGCTCGTCGCCGGCGACGTGGTGTACCTCCGGGACGCGTCGGGAGCCGGCCGGCGGACCGCGGAGCGGCTCGCCGAGACCGACCCGCGGGCGGTGATCCGCGACGGCAACCTCTCCGAGGTCGCGGACCGCGTGCTCTTCGATCACGGGATCCCGGTCGTTCCCGCGTCGGCCGTTCCCGTCCGCGAGGTCGACGAGCTCGCCGTCGCCGAGGAGGCGGCACTGGAGGCCGCCGTCGACGACTGGGAGTCGCGCGCCGAGCGTCGCCGACGCGACGAGCGGGCCGAGCGGCTCGACCGGATCATCTCCGAACACCGGGCGGGAACGAGACTCGAGACGGAGGAGTGA
- a CDS encoding KH domain-containing protein has protein sequence MQHVTVPQDRIGVVIGSGGETMREIEERAGVRLDIDSESGSVAIEETDDPVAALVAPDVIKAIGRGFKPETALSILDHDLRTLELIDLTEHTRNDNDLQRKKGRIIGENGRTRELIEELTGANVVVYGTTVGAVGGPEELQVVRRAVGMLLDGAPHGAVYSYLERKSNELNDDVSFNAPR, from the coding sequence ATGCAACACGTGACGGTTCCGCAGGACCGGATCGGCGTCGTCATCGGTTCCGGGGGCGAGACGATGCGGGAGATCGAAGAGCGGGCGGGCGTCAGACTCGACATCGACTCGGAGTCCGGCAGCGTCGCCATCGAGGAGACGGACGACCCAGTCGCCGCGCTGGTCGCGCCGGACGTGATCAAGGCGATCGGGCGGGGGTTCAAACCCGAGACCGCGTTGTCGATCCTCGATCACGACCTCCGGACGCTGGAGCTGATCGACTTGACCGAGCACACCCGCAACGACAACGACCTCCAGCGCAAGAAGGGCCGGATCATCGGCGAGAACGGCCGGACCCGCGAGCTGATAGAGGAGCTGACCGGCGCCAACGTCGTCGTCTACGGCACCACGGTCGGGGCCGTCGGCGGCCCCGAGGAGCTTCAGGTCGTCCGGCGGGCGGTGGGGATGTTGCTCGACGGCGCGCCCCACGGCGCGGTGTACTCGTATCTCGAGCGCAAGTCCAACGAGCTGAACGACGACGTGAGCTTCAACGCGCCGCGGTAG
- a CDS encoding dihydroneopterin aldolase family protein, whose protein sequence is MATDAQQACFEAGIKFGSLYHQFAGTPVSPASTRSLEAAMAEAIENQPFCESVDVTIHDDRVADAIDHANGYTELTGSLMDVEMRIDYEGVVVDTRMEMVDGYPLMELASVRE, encoded by the coding sequence ATGGCCACCGACGCCCAGCAGGCGTGTTTCGAGGCGGGTATCAAGTTCGGCTCGCTGTACCACCAGTTCGCGGGGACGCCCGTGAGCCCGGCGAGCACGCGGAGCCTGGAGGCCGCCATGGCGGAGGCGATCGAGAACCAGCCGTTCTGTGAGTCGGTGGACGTGACGATCCACGACGACCGCGTCGCCGACGCGATCGACCACGCGAACGGCTACACCGAGCTGACCGGCTCGCTCATGGACGTCGAGATGCGGATCGACTACGAGGGCGTCGTCGTCGACACCCGGATGGAGATGGTCGACGGCTACCCGCTCATGGAGCTGGCCTCGGTGAGGGAGTGA
- the rio1 gene encoding serine/threonine-protein kinase Rio1 has protein sequence MSEEFVLLEPEDQPGDEWEELDVSDTEADRIARRQDREFDEFRKRIKDTEQFKLQESVFDDATLAAVYKLVQDGYVDAFGGPVSTGKEASVFEALGGKAGERPEPGSAAAGGGPAGVTPDREVAVKVYRINSSNFRQMREYLEGDPRFEGIANDKKAVVLAWTRKEFANLKRARKAGVRVPEPIAVQRNVLVMELVGHAEDRARRLSEVDVENPETAYEVVREYMRRLYRAGLIHGDLSEYNMIIHDGELVVIDLGQAVTVHHPNAEEFLERDCENVATFFTRQGIDVDPDDLRAYVTEPEPDPSGEPGEEPGSDPTDDPEE, from the coding sequence ATGAGCGAGGAGTTCGTGCTGCTCGAGCCCGAGGACCAGCCCGGCGACGAGTGGGAGGAGCTGGACGTCTCGGACACGGAGGCCGACCGGATCGCCCGGCGGCAGGACCGCGAGTTCGACGAGTTCCGCAAACGGATCAAAGACACCGAGCAGTTCAAACTCCAGGAGTCGGTCTTCGACGACGCGACGCTGGCGGCGGTGTACAAGCTGGTCCAGGACGGCTACGTCGACGCCTTCGGCGGGCCGGTGTCGACCGGCAAGGAGGCGAGCGTCTTCGAGGCGCTCGGCGGGAAGGCGGGCGAGCGGCCGGAGCCGGGATCCGCGGCCGCGGGCGGCGGTCCGGCGGGCGTCACGCCCGACCGCGAGGTCGCGGTGAAGGTGTACCGGATCAACTCCTCGAACTTCCGGCAGATGCGCGAGTACCTCGAGGGCGACCCGCGCTTCGAGGGCATCGCGAACGACAAGAAGGCGGTCGTGCTGGCGTGGACCCGCAAGGAGTTCGCGAACCTGAAACGCGCCCGGAAGGCGGGCGTTCGCGTCCCCGAACCGATCGCGGTCCAGCGGAACGTGCTCGTGATGGAGCTGGTCGGTCACGCCGAGGACCGCGCCCGGCGGCTGAGCGAGGTCGACGTCGAGAACCCCGAGACGGCCTACGAGGTCGTCCGCGAGTACATGCGCCGGCTGTATCGCGCCGGGCTGATCCACGGCGACCTCTCGGAGTACAACATGATCATCCACGACGGCGAGCTGGTGGTCATCGACCTGGGACAGGCGGTGACGGTTCACCACCCGAACGCCGAGGAGTTCCTCGAGCGCGACTGCGAGAACGTCGCGACCTTCTTCACGCGACAGGGGATCGACGTCGACCCCGACGACCTCCGCGCGTACGTGACCGAACCGGAGCCCGACCCGAGCGGCGAGCCGGGGGAGGAGCCGGGTTCCGATCCGACCGACGATCCGGAGGAGTGA
- a CDS encoding MFS transporter, translated as MNENGRSIVAFTMVSHAIVHTYELSIPILVVIWLSEFSVTTATIGTIVAVGYALFGIGALPSGILADRYSTKSMVLIGLAGMGASFLLLSAAQGTATIALALALWGVFASVHHPASLSLISTGVSESGTGFAYHGMAGNLGIAFGPLVTASLLIVFDWRLVSALLVVPAVLAVAYALTAEFDEMAAVDVGGNDEGSGADGDGTAGDDRSGGPDSLAGFLADSRALFTLGFTLAMAVVLMNGVFYRGVLTFLPDVLGGYLPDVSGIGLFAPDSPMAEEFDLASYLYAGLLTVGIAGQYVGGKLTDRIPVSAGLAAVFGALVVLAAAFIPVAEAGLWPLVAISAVFGFVLFAIQPLYQAAIAVYSPPDGRGLSYGYTYLANFGIGAAGAALAGILLDLTSVARTFLLLALIPAAGAVVALALYSVVDAE; from the coding sequence ATGAACGAGAACGGCCGGTCGATCGTGGCGTTCACGATGGTGTCCCACGCGATCGTCCACACCTACGAGCTCTCGATCCCGATCCTCGTCGTGATCTGGCTCTCGGAGTTCTCCGTGACGACCGCGACGATCGGCACCATCGTCGCCGTCGGCTACGCGCTCTTCGGGATCGGGGCGCTCCCGAGCGGCATCCTCGCCGACCGCTACAGCACGAAGTCGATGGTGCTGATCGGGCTGGCGGGAATGGGCGCGTCCTTCCTCCTCCTGAGCGCCGCCCAGGGGACGGCGACCATCGCGCTCGCGCTCGCGCTGTGGGGCGTCTTCGCGAGCGTCCACCACCCGGCGTCACTCTCGCTGATCTCGACGGGCGTCTCCGAGAGCGGCACCGGCTTCGCCTACCACGGGATGGCCGGCAACCTGGGGATCGCGTTCGGGCCGCTCGTCACCGCCTCGCTGCTCATCGTCTTCGACTGGCGGCTCGTCTCCGCGCTGCTCGTCGTGCCGGCCGTGCTCGCCGTCGCGTACGCGCTGACCGCCGAGTTCGACGAGATGGCCGCCGTCGACGTCGGCGGGAACGACGAGGGAAGCGGAGCCGACGGTGATGGGACCGCGGGCGACGACCGGTCCGGCGGTCCCGACTCCCTGGCCGGGTTCCTCGCCGACAGCCGGGCGCTCTTCACCCTCGGGTTCACGCTGGCGATGGCGGTCGTCCTCATGAACGGGGTGTTCTACCGCGGCGTGCTCACGTTCCTGCCGGACGTGCTCGGGGGGTACCTCCCGGACGTCTCGGGCATCGGGCTCTTCGCGCCCGACAGCCCGATGGCCGAGGAGTTCGATCTCGCCTCCTACCTCTACGCGGGGCTGTTGACGGTCGGGATCGCCGGCCAGTACGTCGGCGGGAAGCTCACCGACCGGATCCCGGTGTCGGCGGGGTTGGCGGCGGTCTTCGGCGCGCTCGTCGTCCTCGCCGCGGCGTTCATCCCCGTCGCCGAGGCCGGGCTCTGGCCGCTCGTCGCGATCAGCGCCGTCTTCGGCTTCGTCCTCTTCGCGATCCAGCCGCTGTACCAGGCCGCCATCGCCGTCTACAGCCCGCCGGACGGCCGCGGGCTCTCGTACGGCTACACCTACCTCGCCAACTTCGGCATCGGCGCGGCCGGCGCGGCGCTCGCCGGCATCCTCCTCGATCTCACCAGCGTCGCGCGGACGTTCCTGCTCCTGGCCCTGATCCCGGCGGCGGGCGCGGTCGTCGCCCTCGCGTTGTACTCGGTCGTCGACGCGGAGTAG